A window of Misgurnus anguillicaudatus chromosome 3, ASM2758022v2, whole genome shotgun sequence genomic DNA:
TTTTGGTCACGCATGATGCTCTATTGATTTATTGTAAAGCGTCAATTACTTTAATTCATGTGCATTTATTATCATAACAATATAAAGTTCCCCTTATAGGCTAACCAAGATTGTGAAGATGAGAAAATTCTATAGTACCTGGATTGGTTGTGTTGGTTGTTTAGTACCCTGGTCTTGAATATATGGCCCAGTGTTCTGGATGGGTGGCTGCCATACTGGAGTGTTTCTCAAAGGATATAGATTAGTCAAGAAGTATGGAAAgccctttaaacaaaaaaggaaTTTAGGAACACCTGATTCATTTCTTATTCAGCAGAGCAGATGATAATTTTACAATGATCATATTgcaatgaacacacacacatgttgctttTCAGCTCAGTGGGAGTGTGTGTGCCTACCTGGGCGGGGTTCTGTGCTGGTATAGCGCTATTTGGGCCGAGGCGAGATACCGGCTGATCCTGCTGCAATGGGATCAGCTGAGCTGGATTCAACTGGTTTATTTGAGGAGGTAAAAAGGGACCAGGCACTGAAGGGTTAAAGTTCAGCACTTGTGGTGGCTGCTGTTGGAACAGGAAGGGGGGGAGAAATGAGGTACCCtaagaaaagagaaagaaaattaCAGATAAGATTCAAATTGAGCAATGAACTTAAAATCACAACATTAAGGTATAGTCACACTTGACGCaattgcaaggctgtgcatatCTCTTAGTTTTCTTTGTCATTACTTGAATTACCTGTGCTTGAATTACCTGTCCTTGACCCAAACCAATACCTGCCAAAGTGAGACCATTGAGTCCATTGAAACGCAAAATCTATTAAAAACAGGTGAATAAGTGTTGCTTTATTAAAAGTTTGATcatcaaaaactgaaaatgttatACAGTTTCATTTAAGAACTATAAAGGTCAAACTTTCCAATAAGAACAATGAGCAATATGTTGCTCCAcctttattcatctttgttattGTGAGATAATGCCAATACTGtgcatgttagttcattgtgcattaagtAATGTTGACAGTTACAGATTATAAAAATGGATTAAAGGTGAGATTAACacaaataaatgctgtataactATTGTTCCTTGTTAGCTATGAATAaactaatattaatataatccaactttattgtaaagtgttaccaagatACCTCGTTACTGTTGCTTGCAATAATTCCAATTTGTGGCTGGTAGATCTGAGAAATGCAAACATAAATTTGTTAATACAAGTACAAacgtaaaacataaaaaagcaaagtaTAATGTATTGATTGATTCAGATGTACACTTACAGGAACACAAGAGCAAATGCTGAGGAGACCCACAATGCAAAGGAAAGCCTGAAACTTGATAATCATCTTGATTAGCTATGAATAAAAATCAGCTgagaaaatattaaaatctgatttaaaaacagataaacacaaTCTTAACAAATAGATGAAAGTATGATCGAGCACAAGTGCAAACTAATATTGTCTTATCTTCGTTGCTTTTAAACTGCATGGGACTTGCCCATTTATAATGTATGGTTGACTGTAGTTACTGTATGTCATGTCTTTCAAATTACCTGTAGACATATAGTACGTCATTTTGGTTAAAGACTTTAAAACCTGAGctggtgtgtgtgtttgatgacatATTTTGGGGAGTGGTTTTCTAGTCTCGACATTGACTTTATTTTGATCCATAATAGTTATAATAGTTATGTTTTTAAACAAAGCCTTTGGTGGCAGTTCACCAATAACTTACATCACTACTAAGTCATTTATGATATGCTGTTTAATATACTGTGAAAGCTCAGCTAAAGTACATTTTTTGCTAATCTGTTTTGCACATAAACTCATCCTATGACACAATGCAAagaataatgtaaagaacattttgtgaaaatatagccttgatatatttaatattgactgagtaaggctaAGCAGATGAAAGATTCAAATTTATGGTTAATATCAGACTTTGATTATTATcagacttaaaggaaaacaccaccgtttttcaatattttactatgtttttacctcaaacttagatgaattaatacatacatatatttttccaatgcatgcacttttaatctttgtacagcacctcatgaatgtgttagcatttagcctagccccattcattcctatggctccaaacaaaagttttattttgtgccaccatacttacttgtgtaactactcatgtaacagtctttaaataggaaaaacatggaagtgtttagtGGCTAATAAATTCATCCCCGTTTGGatccataggaatgaatgggcctaaatgctaacatattcacgacacgctgtacaaagattaaatgcatgcattgaaaaaagacagtTATGTagtaattcatctaagttgaggtaagaacatagtaaaacattgaaaaacggagtgtgttttcctttaagcctTAATTTCAGTATAAATCTGCCAAATATACGGTATATAAAAGCTAAAATCTTCAAATGCATGAATCATATTTTGTTCTATtcataataaaattatataaattatttgaaagcataaaaacaaataagaatAGTTAAACATTATATGTTGTT
This region includes:
- the odam gene encoding uncharacterized protein odam, which gives rise to MIIKFQAFLCIVGLLSICSCVPIYQPQIGIIASNSNEILRFNGLNGLTLAGIGLGQGQVIQAQGTSFLPPFLFQQQPPQVLNFNPSVPGPFLPPQINQLNPAQLIPLQQDQPVSRLGPNSAIPAQNPAQGFPYFLTNLYPLRNTPVWQPPIQNTGPYIQDQGTKQPTQPIQNRGNAVDQSVTAAPDYRGDRPGPGPVEGHPGFSVFGP